From the genome of Eublepharis macularius isolate TG4126 chromosome 12, MPM_Emac_v1.0, whole genome shotgun sequence, one region includes:
- the LOC129339997 gene encoding polyunsaturated fatty acid lipoxygenase ALOX15B-like, whose translation MVLYKAHVSTGTSLGSETIDWISLTLVGTKGSSPQTLLDNWGPDFFWGAECKYKIPCPQDLGDILLIQITKKPSLLLQDSWYCNFVKVTSPQGKSYSFPVYQWIEGSSTLEFREGKGKDFCSRVLPLLSDYRKKELEVKRESYKWKEYAPGIPHCLDVNSINELETNSQFSFTKSILFFTRGAVTVVEQRLKGYSSSKESWESLEDIKKVFSFNRNDMLEYVMEHWKEDAFFGYQFLNGLNPNLIRKCTQIPSNFPITQDMVARSLGSGTTLKEELKKGTIYIADYRILDGITPGWNNKVQQHIAAPLCLLHLTPQGQLMPLAIQLSQKPGPEVPIFLPSDSECDWVLAKTWVRNSHFHVHEAMAHLLRTHLLAEVFALATFRHLPMCHPLYKLLLPHFRYTLNINTLARERLISKDGLFDEGIGVGRRGLIELCQRSMETLTYPSLCLPEDLEDRDVHSLPNYYYKDDGLKIWAAIESFVSNIVDFYYSKDESVQGDYELQAWIKEIFTKGFLSRTSSGIPSSFDTVVEVKKFLTMVIFTVSAQHAAVNSGQYSHGAWMPNFPPSMRKPPPTSKGTIYLKDYLDILPAVNTTCNIISTLWLLSAKTGDAVALGDYPNEYFTEEEPQKFIQDFQDCLSKISKEIEKRNRSLPIGYHYLNPLNIENSVSI comes from the exons ATGGTTCTGTATAAAGCTCATGTGTCTACTGGCACCTCTCTGGGCTCAGAGACTATAGACTGGATTTCACTCACCTTGGTGGGCACCAAGGGCAGCAGCCCCCAAACTCTGCTGGACAACTGGGGGCCAGACTTCTTCTGGGGAGCG GAGTGCAAGTACAAAATTCCCTGCCCCCAGGACCTGGGAGATATTTTGCTCATCCAAATCACCAAAAAACCTTCACTGCTCCTCCAAGACAGTTGGTACTGCAACTTTGTCAAGGTGACCTCCCCACAGGGCAAGAGCTACAGTTTTCCAGTCTACCAGTGGATCGAAGGCTCCAGCACCTTGGAGTTCAGAGAGGGGAAAGGTAAGGACTTCTGCTCCAGAGTGCTCCCTC TCCTCTCAGACTACCGGAAGAAAGAGCTGGAGGTGAAGCGGGAATCCTATAA GTGGAAAGAGTATGCCCCGGGAATCCCCCACTGTTTGGATGTCAACTCGATTAACGAGCTGGAAACCAACTCCCAATTTTCATTCACCAAATCCATTCTTTTTTTCACACGTGGTGCAGTGAC AGTGGTGGAGCAGAGATTGAAGGGATACTCTAGTAGCAAAGAGTCTTGGGAATCCCTGGAAGACATCAAGAAGGTCTTCAGTTTCAACAGGAATGACATGCTAG AGTATGTCATGGAACACTGGAAGGAAGATGCCTTCTTTGGCTACCAGTTCCTGAATGGATTGAATCCAAACCTGATCCGGAAATGCACACAGATCCCATCGAACTTCCCCATAACCCAAGACATGGTGGCAAGATCCCTGGGCTCTGGCACCACCTTAAAGGAAGAACTGAAG AAAGGGACCATCTACATTGCCGACTACCGCATTCTGGACGGGATCACCCCTGGCTGGAATAACAAAGTCCAGCAGCACATCGCAGCCCCACTGTGCCTGCTGCATCTCACCCCCCAAGGGCAGCTCATGCCGCTTGCCATCCAG CTCAGCCAGAAGCCAGGCCCCGAGGTTCCCATCTTCCTGCCTAGCGACTCTGAGTGCGACTGGGTCCTGGCTAAAACCTGGGTGCGCAACTCCCATTTCCATGTGCACGAAGCAATGGCCCACCTGCTACGGACACACCTGTTGGCAGAAGTCTTTGCCCTGGCAACCTTCCGCCACTTGCCCATGTGCCACCCACTCTACAAG CTCTTGCTCCCTCACTTCCGCTACACCCTTAACATCAACACCCTGGCCCGGGAACGCCTCATCAGTAAAGATGGCCTCTTTGACGAG GGAATTGGTGTTGGTCGCAGGGGCTTGATCGAGCTTTGCCAAAGAAGCATGGAAACCTTAACCTATCCTTCTCTGTGCCTGCCAGAAGACTTAGAGGATCGCGATGTGCATTCATTGCCCAATTACTACTACAAGGATGACGGTCTCAAGATCTGGGCAGCCATAGAAAG TTTTGTCTCCAATATTGTTGACTTCTACTATTCAAAGGATGAGTCTGTGCAGGGAGATTATGAACTGCAGGCCTGGATAAAAGAGATCTTTACCAAAGGTTTCCTGAGTCGGACATCTTCTG GAATCCCCTCCTCATTCGATACTGTGGTGGAGGTCAAGAAGTTCCTAACCATGGTGATATTTACCGTTTCTGCTCAGCACGCTGCTGTCAACAGTGGGCAG TATTCGCATGGTGCCTGGATGCCCAACTTCCCCCCCTCTATGAGGAAGCCCCCACCTACATCCAAAGGCACGATTTACCTGAAAGACTACCTGGATATTCTACCTGCAGTCAACACCACCTGTAACATCATTAGCACTCTCTGGCTGCTTAGTGCCAAAACAGGAGACGCG GTAGCACTGGGGGATTACCCGAATGAGTATTTCACAGAGGAGGAGCCACAAAAATTCATTCAAGACTTCCAGGACTGCTTGAGCAAGATCTCCAAGGAAATTGAGAAGAGGAATAGGTCTCTTCCCATTGGCTACCATTATCTGAATCCTCTCAACATAGAGAACAGCGTCTCTATCtga